In a genomic window of Epinephelus lanceolatus isolate andai-2023 chromosome 3, ASM4190304v1, whole genome shotgun sequence:
- the socs7 gene encoding suppressor of cytokine signaling 7 isoform X1, whose product MNNAQDMSPDFVLMRLVSAAEDDRLDAENGNLPPGGVVAGLGKEVLAHSGVKAGLDISRDPTAGLEHPSSRLNKAQPSGEGTAAPDTGVTESRAPLSAPPPPQSPMEAQGFDFAPSPGLRPQLLVFSNIMRNGEGILELDRRNQPRDALGLDQSPGSGCTGPAVNNNTMSPEDVQQQQNLLDRTWGAHPPVSVTAEMQGAAELCRRHRLITTPPEWPLLTERSNPLTVIDSKWGCASRDREGAVFELARRFGELGVGAVPKMLLKAGELPQCSCQGAHRPAGGGVEPGDDPTETSDALLVLEGLGSGDVAGLGMDECPEGEPDDENVRREFLLNRKREIVQKMSGTFSISSFQAELRRQVEGMAPAATEAAAAAHLGAQVCSLHGNLACRLSQVSSGDSEVVAQVSVTSPSSTPVQSSPWATSPNLSQASTPRRRPERCASAPRTPTGWAAGGEKTLKVPGKSKKGSLKIRLSKLFRTKSCSGSNHLLDKRPSVTYSVSSAGSLVDMASTAGAEQDADGHSQPRLTRAHSAFSPASLSASLSAFTGETVSLVDVDISRRGANTPHPPTPPPPPRRSLSLLDDIAGPQPGPFLVSVMGASLQSLPLPLPPPPPPSHATIQHSLSLNDAFLRALPHSTPSPGDAPPPSRQPPPPMLCALRRSEASNFTASLRELEKCGWYWGPMNWEDAEMKLKGKPDGSFLVRDSSDPRYILSLSFRSQGVTHHTRMEHYRGTFSLWCHPKFEDRCHSVVEFIERAIMHSKNGKFLYFLRSRVPGLPPTPVQLLYPVSRFSNVKSLQHLCRFCIRQMVRIDHIQELPLPRPLISYLSKFYYYDPEEETYLSIKSIRRAVGAEQEAESQT is encoded by the exons ATGAACAACGCGCAGGATATGTCGCCCGATTTCGTGTTGATGCGCCTGGTTTCCGCGGCCGAGGATGACCGCTTGGACGCGGAAAACGGGAATCTGCCGCCGGGAGGAGTGGTGGCAGGGCTGGGGAAGGAGGTCCTGGCTCACAGCGGCGTCAAAGCGGGGTTGGATATCAGCCGAGATCCGACGGCGGGCCTCGAGCATCCCAGCAGCCGCCTGAACAAAGCCCAGCCGAGCGGCGAGGGCACGGCTGCACCTGACACCGGGGTGACGGAGAGCCGAGCCCCGCTGTCCGCGCCTCCTCCGCCGCAGAGCCCCATGGAGGCCCAGGGCTTTGACTTCGCTCCCAGCCCCGGCCTACGGCCTCAGCTGCTGGTCTTCTCCAATATAATGCGGAACGGAGAAGGGATTTTAGAATTAGACCGTCGGAATCAGCCGAGGGATGCTCTGGGTTTGGACCAGAGCCCGGGGTCTGGATGCACCGGCCCGGCTGTCAATAACAACACTATGAGCCCCGAAGAcgttcagcagcagcagaacctGCTGGACCGGACATGGGGAGCGCATCCGCCGGTCTCCGTTACCGCGGAGATGCAGGGAGCTGCGGAGCTTTGCCGCCGGCACCGACTCATCACTACCCCACCCGAGTGGCCCTTGTTGACGGAGAGATCCAACCCTCTCACCGTGATTGACTCTAAATGGGGATGCGCCTCcagggacagagagggagcCGTGTTTGAGCTGGCCCGGCGGTTCGGGGAGCTGGGGGTCGGTGCGGTACCCAAGATGCTGCTCAAAGCAGGGGAACTCCCGCAGTGTTCGTGTCAGGGCGCACACAGGCCGGCAGGAGGGGGAGTGGAGCCCGGGGATGACCCCACAGAGACCAGCGATGCTTTGTTGGTCCTGGAGGGGCTGGGGAGCGGGGATGTTGCCGGCCTGGGCATGGACGAGTGCCCGGAGGGTGAGCCGGACGACGAGAACGTACGCCGCGAGTTTTTACTCAACAGGAAACGAGAAATAGTTCAGAAAATGTCCGGGACTTTCTCCATCAGCAGTTTCCAAGCGGAGCTGAGGCggcaggtggaggggatggcCCCGGCGGCGACCGAAGCAGCGGCAGCGGCGCACCTTGGCGCGCAGGTGTGCAGCCTCCACGGGAACTTAGCCTGTCGACTCTCGCAGGTAAGCTCCGGGGATTCAGAGGTTGTCGCCCAGGTTTCAGTCACGTCACCGTCATCTACACCGGTCCAGAGCTCACCTTGGGCCACGAGCCCAAACCTGAGCCAGGCGTCGACACCCAGAAGGCGGCCGGAGCGGTGCGCCAGTGCGCCACGGACTCCCACGGGCTGGGCCGCGGGTGGGGAAAAGACGCTCAAAGTTCCAGGGAAGTCCAAAAAGGGCTCGTTAAAGATCCGCCTGAGTAAACTGTTCCGGACTAAAAGCTGCAGCGGCTCCAATCACCTGCTGGACAAGAGGCCCTCGGTGACCTACTCAGTATCTTCTGCCGGGAGTCTGGTGGACATGGCGAGCACAGCTGGTGCTGAGCAGGACGCAGACGG CCACAGCCAGCCCAGATTGACCAGGGCCCACAGTGCCTTCTCCCCcgcctccctctctgcctccctgTCTGCTTTCACTG GTGAGACTGTTTCTCTGGTGGATGTGGATATTTCGCGGCGAGGGGCGAACACGCCACACCCTCCCAcgcctccccctcctccacgTCGAAGTCTCAGTTTGTTAG ATGACATAGCCGGGCCTCAGCCTGGACCTTTCCTAGTGAGTGTTATGGGCGCCTCTCTGCAgtccctccctctgcctctccctcctcctcctcctccctcccacgCCACCATCCAGCACAGTCTCAGCCTCAATG ACGCCTTCCTTCGGGCCCTCCCTCATTCGACCCCATCACCTGGTGATGCTCCACCCCCTTCCAGACAGCCCCCGCCCCCTATGTTGTGCGCCCTGCGGCGGTCTGAAGCCAGCAACTTCACCGCCAgtctgagagagctggagaaG TGTGGCTGGTACTGGGGTCCGATGAACTGGGAGGACGCAGAGATGAAGCTGAAGGGGAAACCGGACGGATCCTTCCTGGTCCGAGACAGTTCAGACCCCCGATACATCCTGAGCCTCAGCTTCAGGTCGCAGGGAGTCACACACCACACACGCATGGAGCACTATCGAG GGACGTTCAGCTTGTGGTGTCACCCGAAGTTTGAGGACCGCTGCCACTCGGTGGTGGAGTTCATCGAGCGAGCCATCATGCACTCCAAGAACGGCAAATTCCTCTACTTCCTCCGCTCCAGAGTCCCAG